Below is a window of Fragaria vesca subsp. vesca unplaced genomic scaffold, FraVesHawaii_1.0 scf0512928, whole genome shotgun sequence DNA.
TAAAAAAAAggccacaggtactggcccaaatgttatccaaaacgtaccccgagtcttggaccaaaaatacccactCGGctcaaacaaaatatgcaattgAATTAGCAAAACAAATATTCATATCCTATTATATAATCAACATAAACATATAGTACATGTTATCCTGATATCGGTTGTCAAATTGGAATAAACACATATGAttcttgtgtttgtgtgtgtgtgtctgcGCATATGGGAACTACTTGCTCTGTTTTTTGTTAGAACGTCCTGCACATCCTTATAATACCACAATCTGCTTCGCTCACCGGCCTCCGTAGACTCTTGCAGAACTTTAACTTTCCCCATCTCTTCTAGCAAATCATGCATGCGAATATCACCAAATATACCAACAGATAAGAGAGCCTTTTGTTCAAGAACTTTAATGCTATGCTCGGGGGTGATGCGGTCACAACTTTCAAGAATTTGTATCACGTCGTTTATGTTCCAACCTTTGAAGAAACATGCAATGTCAAGGAAAACAGTTCGCGCTGCATCTTGCAGTCCATCATAACTGATTAAGAGAATATCTTGAATGCTTTTAGGAGGATCTTTTTTAAAACCATCTAACATAGCTCGCCATTTCTGTACAGAGGTATCACGTAGTTGCGAACCTAAAACTTCCAGTGCTAGTGGAACGCCTTCAGCATAGTTAACAACTTCATTAACTATCGGTTTCTCATCAGCATCCAATTTCTCAATATCCAACAAGGCATTTGAACTGAAGAGCTCAAGAGCTTCTTGAAGACCTAGTCCATGAACATCGTGTATTGGTTTTACTCCATGAATAGTCAATAAACTCTTATCTCTTGTTGTTATGATGACTCTGCTGCCGCGACCAAACCAATCATTATTCCCAGCTAGTTTCTTTAACTGGTCCAAACTATCCACATCGTCAACGACTAAAAGAATCTTTTTATGTTGCATCCTTTTACGCAACAATGTGGTTCCTTCATGAACATTGTTGATTATCGATTCTTTCTGCCCTACAATGCTAGAGAGAATAATATTTTGCAGGTTAACCAAACCTCTAGGTTGCTCTGAGCCTTCTCTAACATTTGCTAAAAAACACCAACCATCAAACTTATGAGCAATTGCATTGTAGACAGCTTTAGCAATTGTTGTCTTCCCAATTCCACCAATTCCCCATATTCCGACCATGCGTACATCACTTCCCCCAACATCTAAAATTTCAAGCATATGTTTTACCCGCGAGTCTAGCTCAACTTGGCACTCTGGCGTATCCAAATAGGTAGGTTCATATACTTGTGCGAACATATCGGAGATCTTTTCAACAATTTTATCAATAAATTCATATTCGTACCTGTTGCATTAGAATCAAATGAAACATTTAaaagattatgaaaaaaaagaaaaaagagagaaggtaCTGTTTAATAACCAGTTAACCACACACCTAAAATCAATGCCCGATCTAATAACCACACAAACTAGCAATAGAGTGATTAAGGAAAGTAAATTAAGCGCATAACATACCCGCCAAAGAAAGTCCACGGACACCTTGCCTATGCCATCTTTGTATCTGCATTCAAGATCTGCATGCGACTCACCAAATTTACCACTTTGGTGTCTTACGTCAGAGAGATCCACTTTGTAAAAGATTGGCTGAACCATTTGGTTCTTTAATCTTTTACATTCAAGGATATAAACCAGTTCTTCCAAACACCACTTTGAGGATGCATAGTTTTCAGAGAAGACAATGAGAGAGAGCTTTGACTCTTCAATGGCTCGGAGAAGTGCTTGTGATATTTCCTCTCCTCTTGTAAGATCAATATCTATGAAAGTCTTGATCCCCATTCGAACCGAACTGTTGTACAAATGACCTGTAAAACCGTCGCGTGTATCCTCGCCTCTGAAACTCAGAAACACATCATGTCTCTGTGAACGGGTGGGAGGAGCAGAGGAGAAAGACGAAGAGGCTCTCAATTGGATGGCCATGGAATCTGGCTTAGCTCGCTGATGGAATGAAGAATGagcagaagaggaagaggctCTCAGAAATAGGTAGACTTCAATGTCAAGTTAAGGGCGTGTAAGATGAAACGAAACttccaagaaaaagaagaaaaggcaaTGAGGGTCAAATGACTCGAATCTAATAATTCATTTGGTTGATAGGTAGAGCAATTGGCAGTTTTCACCATTTGGTGGTAAAACTGTAAACGAATGATGGAACA
It encodes the following:
- the LOC101296536 gene encoding TMV resistance protein N-like — encoded protein: MAIQLRASSSFSSAPPTRSQRHDVFLSFRGEDTRDGFTGHLYNSSVRMGIKTFIDIDLTRGEEISQALLRAIEESKLSLIVFSENYASSKWCLEELVYILECKRLKNQMVQPIFYKVDLSDVRHQSGKFGESHADLECRYKDGIGKVSVDFLWRVRI
- the LOC101297397 gene encoding TMV resistance protein N-like; its protein translation is MVGIWGIGGIGKTTIAKAVYNAIAHKFDGWCFLANVREGSEQPRGLVNLQNIILSSIVGQKESIINNVHEGTTLLRKRMQHKKILLVVDDVDSLDQLKKLAGNNDWFGRGSRVIITTRDKSLLTIHGVKPIHDVHGLGLQEALELFSSNALLDIEKLDADEKPIVNEVVNYAEGVPLALEVLGSQLRDTSVQKWRAMLDGFKKDPPKSIQDILLISYDGLQDAARTVFLDIACFFKGWNINDVIQILESCDRITPEHSIKVLEQKALLSVGIFGDIRMHDLLEEMGKVKVLQESTEAGERSRLWQFVGKVEHYPNQLRLLDWPECPLEYLSSDFDMKKVSMQNLTSLKLSECEFLTQIPDMSGSPNLESLDLSFCTSLEMVHPSVGYLEKLVKLDLYNCYNLAELPPEVNWRSLQELNLELCSKLESFPEIVEEMKCMTSLSLWFTGIKTLPSSIRYLINLEELSLSD